CGAGGCGGGGGACCTGACGAGGGAAATGCAGGTCGACCGGCAGGACGAGATCGGCCAGCTGCTGTCCGCCATGAAGAACATGTCCGACCGCATCAGGTCCGTAGTTGCCGATGTAAAGGCATCCGCAGGGAACGTGGCATCCGGGAGCCAGCAACTGTCCGCAGGAGCGGAACAGCTGTCGCAGGGCGCTACCGAACAGGCGGCCTCTGCCGAGGAGGCATCCTCGTCGGTGGAGGAGATGAACGCGACCATACGGCAGAACGCCGACAATTCCGCGGAAACCGAAAAAATAGCCCTCCAATCCGCTGTGGACGCCGCCGAAAGCGGCAAGACCGTGGCTGCCACGGTCGGGGCCATGAAGGAGATCGCGTCGAAGATATCGATCATCGAGGAGATCGCCCGCCAGACGAATCTGCTCGCGCTGAATGCGGCGATCGAGGCGGCGCGTGCAGGGGAGAGCGGCAAGGGATTCGCGGTCGTGGCTGCCGAGGTCCGCAAGCTGGCTGAACGGAGCCAGGCCGCAGCCGGCGAGATCGCGAGACTTTCGACGACCAGCGTCGAGGTCGCCGAGCAGTCCGGCAGGATGCTTGCCCGGCTGGTCCCCAGCATCGAGCGAACGGCGGAGCTCGTGCAGGAGATCAACGCGGCAAGCAAAGAACAGACGACGGGAGCGGGCCAGATCTATACGGCCATCGAGCAGCTGAACCGGGTGATCCAGCAGAATGCCGGAGCGGCGGAACAGACGGCCTCGACTGCCGAGGAGCTGGCTTCTCAGTCGGTTCAGCTGCAGGAGTCCATAGCGTTCTTCAAAACAGGTGAAGAGCAGGAGGAAGGAAAGGGTCTTGCGGACATCCTGTCGAAGAACAAGGCCGGCTCGATCACCGCGGGCAATGAGGCTCTTCTGGCCCGTAGTGGCGGACATGCCCGGGCATATGATAAGCTTATCTCGATCGGAAAGGCGGAGAGTACGGTCAAAGTTTCCGCAGACAATGCAGGCGCGGGTTCCGGCGGGAATGGAAATGGGGGCAACGGCAAGAGACCCTATCATCAGAATGACTATGAGCGCTTCTAAAGGGCGTGCCGCTAAGTACAGGATCGTGCAGCAGACTCAGAGCTCCATTATCCCCAGCTGTCTGCAGGCCTGAAAAGAAGATGTCGCCGATGTGAATGCGCTCTCTGTGGCCTCGCAATAATACTTCTGCCTCTTGCTCGCAAGCACGTCACGGGAGCGTCAGTTCGCAGATTTCTGACATGCAAAAGGGCAAAAAACTGCACACGGATGTCCTTCATCCTTGTTCTTTGGCATGTTAATATTTATAATTCCAAGGCGGTGAATAAACACTATCAGGGGGAACTATGAAAATCAGATTGGGAACGACCGTTGCAGCGCTCATGCTTTTCGTTGCGGGACTTGTTTGGTTCCAGCCGGGGATTGCGTCGGCCGAGATTCGATTCGGAATCCTGCCGCGCCTAAGCGCGATGGAACTTCACGCCATGTTCAATCCACTGGCGGAATACCTTTCGAAGGAGATAGGGGAAAAGGTGAGTCTCGTCATCCCGAAGGACTTCGAGGCCTTTAAAGAGACGGTCACATCAGGGCAGATCGATATCGGGTTTGCCAATTCGCTGGTCTATGTACAATTGAAGAAGAACGCAAACCTTGAGCCCCTTGCGGTATCCTCCGAAGCAAAGAGCGGCACCCGGTTCCGGGGCATCATCATCGCCAGGAAGGACGGCGGAATAAACAAGATCCAGGACCTCAAGGGCAAGAAGCTCATTTTCGTGGACAAGGATTCCGCTGCCGGCTACGTTTTCCAGATGCTGCTGCTGAGCAAGGCAGGACTTGATGTCGAGAAGGACTTCACCACGCTGCCCTTTGCCAAGAAGCATGACAACGTGACCATGGCTGTTTTCAACAAGGCTGCTGACGCCGGCGGCATCCGGGAGGATGACCTGGACAAGATGAAGGACAAGGTGGACCTGTCGCAGCTGCGGGTCGTAGGCT
The sequence above is drawn from the Nitrospirota bacterium genome and encodes:
- a CDS encoding phosphate/phosphite/phosphonate ABC transporter substrate-binding protein, which encodes MKIRLGTTVAALMLFVAGLVWFQPGIASAEIRFGILPRLSAMELHAMFNPLAEYLSKEIGEKVSLVIPKDFEAFKETVTSGQIDIGFANSLVYVQLKKNANLEPLAVSSEAKSGTRFRGIIIARKDGGINKIQDLKGKKLIFVDKDSAAGYVFQMLLLSKAGLDVEKDFTTLPFAKKHDNVTMAVFNKAADAGGIREDDLDKMKDKVDLSQLRVVGYTDYFPNWPLFGTPRLNKAAEAKIKAALFKLKPNDPANDKILGAARLTGFAHVTDKDYDELRKAAKLAGAF